A DNA window from Callospermophilus lateralis isolate mCalLat2 chromosome X, mCalLat2.hap1, whole genome shotgun sequence contains the following coding sequences:
- the Mpc1l gene encoding mitochondrial pyruvate carrier 1-like protein, translating into MGVTEEVLKKAKDYVKTKEFRDYVTSTHFWGPVANWGLPLAALRDMKASPELISGRMTTALILYSMTFMRFAYRVQPRNMLLMACHFTNVVAQSVQAGRYINYHYLGDAQRATAAKGSATPAASSGVQCPPKAS; encoded by the coding sequence ATGGGGGTGACGGAAGAGGTGTTGAAGAAGGCCAAAGACTACGTGAAGACTAAGGAGTTCCGGGATTACGTAACCAGCACCCACTTCTGGGGTCCTGTGGCCAACTGGGGCCTTCCATTGGCCGCCTTGAGGGACATGAAGGCGTCGCCGGAGCTCATCAGTGGCCGCATGACCACAGCGCTCATCTTGTACTCGATGACCTTCATGCGCTTCGCCTACCGTGTGCAGCCTCGAAACATGTTGTTGATGGCGTGCCACTTCACCAACGTGGTGGCACAGAGTGTGCAGGCTGGCCGCTACATAAACTATCACTATCTTGGTGACGCCCAGCGGGCCACCGCCGCCAAGGGCAGCGCAACTCCAGCGGCTAGCTCTGGTGTCCAGTGTCCGCCAAAAGCTTCCTAA